The Salvia splendens isolate huo1 chromosome 21, SspV2, whole genome shotgun sequence genome includes a window with the following:
- the LOC121784023 gene encoding phosphomethylpyrimidine synthase, chloroplastic-like: MASMQTSLASSALTKYLNSSFLHGTNMNGQVASIRRKEVSPAFFSGPKATLTFDPSTTNKEKVKTRKHTVDPNAPDFLPLPSFEDCFPKSTKEYTEVVHNQSETVLHVPFRRVHLSGDEPHFDTYDTSGPQNISPRVGLPKVRKEWIDRREKVGGPRFTQMYYAKQGIITEEMVFCAARERLDPEFVRSEVARGRAIIPSNKKHLELEPMIVGRNFLVKVNANIGNSAVVSSIEEEVHKLQWATMWGADTIMDLSTGRHIHETREWILRNSAVPVGTVPIYQALEKVDGIAENLTWEVFRETLIEQAEQGVDYFTIHAGVLLRYIPLTAKRMTGIVSRGGSIHAKWCLAYHKENFAYEHWDDILDICNQYDIALSIGDGLRPGSIYDANDTAQFAELLTQGDLTRRAWEKDVQVMNEGPGHIPMHKIPENMQKQLEWCNEAPFYTLGPLTTDIAPGYDHITSAIGAANIGALGTALLCYVTPKEHLGLPNRDDVKAGVIAYKIAAHAADLAKQHPHAQAWDDSLSKARFEFRWMDQFALSLDPATALSFHDETLPSDGAKVAHFCSMCGPKFCSMKITEDVRKYAEEHGYGDAEEAVLHGMEAMSAEFLAAKKTVSGEQHGEVGGEIYLPVEYVKSKTV, from the exons ATGGCCTCCATGCAAACTAGCTTGGCCTCCTCTGCTTTGACGAAATACCTCAACAGCTCCTTCCTCCATGGAACTAACATGAATGGACAGGTTGCAAGCATAAGAAGAAAGGAAGTCTCCCCTGCTTTCTTTTCAGGTCCCAAAGCTACATTAACTTTTGATCCCTCTACTACCAACAAAGAAAAAGTTAAGACACGGAAGCACACAGTTGATCCGAATGCTCCTGACTTCCTCCCGCTTCCATCCTTCGAGGATTGCTTCCCTAAAAGCACCAAAGAATACAC GGAAGTTGTCCACAATCAGTCCGAGACCGTGCTGCACGTCCCATTTAGGCGTGTCCACCTTTCGGGTGATGAGCCACATTTCGACACCTATGACACCAGCGGTCCACAGAACATCAGCCCCCGCGTTG GACTCCCGAAGGTGAGGAAGGAGTGGATTGACAGAAGAGAAAAGGTGGGTGGACCACGGTTTACGCAGATGTACTATGCTAAGCAGGGAATCATCACCGAGGAGATGGTGTTCTGTGCTGCTCGTGAGAGGTTAGACCCAGAATTCGTGAGATCTGAGGTTGCTCGTGGCCGTGCAATCATCCCCTCGAACAAGAAGCACCTCGAGTTGGAGCCTATGATAGTGGGGCGCAACTTCTTGGTGAAGGTGAATGCAAACATCGGCAACTCTGCTGTCGTGAGCTCAATCGAGGAAGAAGTCCACAAGCTTCAGTGGGCAACAATGTGGGGTGCTGACACTATCATGGACCTCTCAACGGGCCGCCACATCCACGAAACCCGCGAGTGGATCCTACGCAACTCTGCTGTGCCTGTTGGCACCGTGCCTATCTACCAAGCGCTGGAGAAGGTTGACGGTATCGCTGAAAATCTCACTTGGGAAGTCTTCAGAGAGACACTGATTGAGCAAGCTGAGCAGGGTGTTGATTACTTCACCATCCATGCTGGTGTCCTGCTCCGCTACATCCCACTGACAGCTAAGCGGATGACCGGCATTGTCTCTCGTGGCGGATCCATTCACGCTAAGTGGTGCCTCGCTTATCACAAGGAGAACTTTGCATATGAACACTGGGACGATATACTAGACATCTGTAACCAGTACGACATAGCCTTGTCGATTGGTGATGGATTGAGGCCTGGATCGATTTACGACGCCAATGATACTGCTCAGTTTGCCGAGCTCTTGACTCAAGGTGATTTGACACGTAGAGCTTGGGAGAAGGATGTGCAG GTGATGAACGAAGGGCCTGGACACATTCCGATGCACAAGATCCCGGAGAATATGCAGAAGCAATTGGAGTGGTGCAATGAAGCACCTTTCTACACACTTGGCCCTTTAACAACTGATATCGCTCCCGGATACGATCACATCACCTCAGCCATTGGAGCTGCCAACATCGGGGCTCTTGGAACGGCGTTACTCTGCTACGTGACCCCTAAAGAGCATCTCGGGTTGCCTAATCGCGACGATGTGAAAGCCGGAGTCATAGCGTACAAGATAGCTGCACATGCCGCTGATCTGGCAAAGCAGCATCCTCACGCTCAAGCTTGGGATGATTCACTGAGCAAGGCGAGATTCGAATTCCGCTGGATGGATCAGTTTGCTCTGTCGTTGGACCCGGCCACTGCCTTGTCGTTCCACGACGAAACGCTGCCGTCTGATGGTGCTAAAGTGGCACACTTCTGCTCGATGTGCGGGCCTAAGTTCTGCTCAATGAAGATAACCGAGGACGTCAGGAAATATGCGGAGGAACACGGCTATGGGGACGCGGAGGAGGCTGTATTGCACGGCATGGAAGCCATGAGCGCTGAGTTCTTAGCTGCCAAGAAGACTGTGAGTGGAGAGCAACATGGCGAGGTTGGAGGTGAAATTTACTTGCCAGTGGAGTATGTCAAATCTAAGACAGTTTGA